The sequence below is a genomic window from Candidatus Margulisiibacteriota bacterium.
GTTCGCCTAACCTATATTCGCTTTTGCTCATATCTTGGTCAGATTTTGATTTGATAGATTACTATCGGCTTCGGTTAGATTTTAGATGATTTGATTCGTACGTTTATATTCTATTTTAATATTAATACTTTTATACTATAATAATTAAACATTTAAAAAATCTACTAATGGAAACCAATGCCAACTAAATTAATCGATACTATTGAATTGCCTGATGATCTTAAAAAGCTCTCAATTAATGAACTTGAACAGATTTGCCAGGAGATACGGGAACTTTTAATATCTACGGTGTCTAAAAGCGGAGGGCATCTTGCTCCAAGTTTAGGAGTTGTTGAACTTACCGTTGCATTACATACCGTGCTTACTAGTCCGGAAGATAAATTGATTTGGGATGTTGGACATCAAGCCTATGTTCACAAAATACTTACCGGACGGAAGGATAGTATTTCTACTATCCGGCAGCTCGGCGGGCTCTCCGGGTTTCCCAGGAGAAATGAAAGCCAACATGATGCCTTTGGAACCGGTCATGCATCTACCTCTATTTCGGCAGCTCTTGGTATTGCGGTCGCCAGGGATATTAAGGGAGAAGATTTTTCGGTTTTTTCAATTATCGGTGATGGATCTACCAGTGGCGGATTAGCGTTTGAAGCCATAAATAATGTCCCCTGCAGTGTAAAAGGTAATTTTGTTGTTATTTTAAATGATAATGGATTATCGATATCTAAACCTGTCGGGTCTTTATCAAATGCGATTACGAGGGTGAGGACCTCTTCAACGTATCTGAGTATAAAGAATAATGTGGAGAGTTTGATCAACAGGATACCAAAGATAGGAAGTCCTCTTTCAAAGAAAATTGAAAAACTAGTTGATCGAACAAAAAATCTCGTAACTGATTATAAAGTAGGTGTTATTTTTGAGGAATTAGGATTCCGCTATCTTGGTCCTATAGACGGGCATAATATCCCTCTTCTTATGGGCGCAATTTCTTATGCCCGGCGGTCGACTAAGCCAATTCTTATCCATGTTATAACAAAGAAAGGCAAAGGATATTTGCCAGCTGAAGATGATCCCGAAAAATTTCATGGTATTTCGCCGTTTCATATAGAATCTGGAAAAATTGAAACCTCGCATAAAAATCCTTCTTACACCGAGACCTTTGGGAAAACAATTTGTGATCTTGCTAATCTGGATAATAGAATTTGTGCAATTACTGCGGCCATGCCGAGCGGTACCGGACTTAGCGAATTTCAAAAAAAATTTCCTCATCGATTTTTCGATGTCGGAATTGCTGAAGAGCATGCAGTTACTTTTGCAGCCGGCTTAACTGTAGAAGGAATGAAGCCATTTGTTGCTGTATACTCTTCTTTTATGCAGAGAGCGTATGATCAAATTATTCATGATGTATGTATCCAGAATTTGCCAGTTGTCTTTATGCTGGACCGGGGAGGCCTTGTAGGTGAAGATGGTCCGACACATCACGGGGTATTTGACTTTGGATATTTAAGGCACATTCCAAACTTAACGGTAATGGCGCCGAAGGATCAGAATGAACTCGTAGATATGATGTATTTCGCTTTAAGCTATAATGGGCCAATTAGTATTCGTTACCCTCGAGGGGAAGGCGCAATATCGGTGCTCAAGGAAAAAGCTGATGAACTTATTCTCGGTAAGGCAGAGATCTTATTCGCTCAAAATGACGGCTATAAGAATAATATTTGCATAATTGCTATTGGTACGATGGTTCCCTCGGCTATCGAGGTGGCGCAACGATTGTTTTTCTCAAAAGTGAATACAACGGTAATAAATGCGCGATTCATTAAACCCTTAGATGAAAAATTGATTTCTGCATTAAGTCGGGAATCTGATCTTGTTGTCACAATGGAAGAGGGCGCGATTCAGGGTGGATTCGGGTCTGCGGTCTTAGAACTGCTAAGTAAAGAGGGAATTATAACCCGAACCTTGTGTCTCGGTATCCCGGATAAATTTATTGAGCATGGCAGTAAAAAAGAACTGATGCAAAAATATCAACTTGATACGGACGGGATGTTTCAAAAAATTCTGGCAAAAATTTTTGAACCTTCAGAGGCAGGATATATTAAGGCCAGTGCTATTTAAGCGGTTTTTGTTTCTCAGATGCGGTCAGGTTAAAGCACTCCTAGTTTTTTAAGAACTCTTCTTGCCACATTTTGTTCGGAAATTTTTTTGGTTTTTCCTCGGCCAATTGCTTTAATTTCATTATTATTCAGTAGTACCCGCCCCTCAATAATAAATGTTTTATTATGGTCTGGTCCGAGCTCTTTTATAGTCGTGTATTCCGGGAGTCCGAGATTGTTTTGCTGCATATATTCCTGAAGTTTGGACTTGTAGTCATGAGTGGAAAACGCTGGGCCTATCGTTTCTAGTTGTACTTGAAATAGCGCGTATATGATTTTTTTTGCTTTTTCCAGTCCGCCATCGAGATAGATTGCACCAATAATAGCTTCGAGTGCATTTGCAA
It includes:
- the dxs gene encoding 1-deoxy-D-xylulose-5-phosphate synthase, which gives rise to MPTKLIDTIELPDDLKKLSINELEQICQEIRELLISTVSKSGGHLAPSLGVVELTVALHTVLTSPEDKLIWDVGHQAYVHKILTGRKDSISTIRQLGGLSGFPRRNESQHDAFGTGHASTSISAALGIAVARDIKGEDFSVFSIIGDGSTSGGLAFEAINNVPCSVKGNFVVILNDNGLSISKPVGSLSNAITRVRTSSTYLSIKNNVESLINRIPKIGSPLSKKIEKLVDRTKNLVTDYKVGVIFEELGFRYLGPIDGHNIPLLMGAISYARRSTKPILIHVITKKGKGYLPAEDDPEKFHGISPFHIESGKIETSHKNPSYTETFGKTICDLANLDNRICAITAAMPSGTGLSEFQKKFPHRFFDVGIAEEHAVTFAAGLTVEGMKPFVAVYSSFMQRAYDQIIHDVCIQNLPVVFMLDRGGLVGEDGPTHHGVFDFGYLRHIPNLTVMAPKDQNELVDMMYFALSYNGPISIRYPRGEGAISVLKEKADELILGKAEILFAQNDGYKNNICIIAIGTMVPSAIEVAQRLFFSKVNTTVINARFIKPLDEKLISALSRESDLVVTMEEGAIQGGFGSAVLELLSKEGIITRTLCLGIPDKFIEHGSKKELMQKYQLDTDGMFQKILAKIFEPSEAGYIKASAI
- the rnc gene encoding ribonuclease III — its product is MHKLENLIAYEFENKKLLLTALTHSSYSNEKKAKQLENNERLEFLGDAILKLSISDYLYRNYPEYAEGIMTKIRALLISDHTLAKIAKSVDLGRMLLLSKNEKKTGGETRPSILANALEAIIGAIYLDGGLEKAKKIIYALFQVQLETIGPAFSTHDYKSKLQEYMQQNNLGLPEYTTIKELGPDHNKTFIIEGRVLLNNNEIKAIGRGKTKKISEQNVARRVLKKLGVL